A DNA window from Ranitomeya imitator isolate aRanImi1 chromosome 2, aRanImi1.pri, whole genome shotgun sequence contains the following coding sequences:
- the TIMM10 gene encoding mitochondrial import inner membrane translocase subunit Tim10: protein MDPLRAQQLAAELEVEMMADMYNRMTGACHKKCVPPHYKEPELSKGESVCLDRCVSKYLDIHERMGKKLTELSMQDEELMRKMQQGVGPA from the exons ATGGACCCTTTAAGAGCTCAGCAGTTGGCAGCAGAACTGGAAGTGGAAATGATGGCAGATATGTATAACCG AATGACTGGTGCTTGTCACAAAAAATGTGTTCCTCCTCACTACAAGGAACCAGAACTCTCCAAGGGGGAGAGTGTGTGCCTCGATCGCTGTGTTTCAAAATATCTTGATATTCATGAACGAATGGGCAAGAAACTCACTGAACTTTCGATGCAGGATGAGGAATTGATGCGGAAGATGCAGCAGGGTGTGGGACCTGCATAG